A part of Loxodonta africana isolate mLoxAfr1 chromosome 11, mLoxAfr1.hap2, whole genome shotgun sequence genomic DNA contains:
- the FKRP gene encoding ribitol 5-phosphate transferase FKRP isoform X1, with protein sequence MAVGLVFGFQVLYSPELADLGFSGSPSHSNAAELCWNHPPGVPPPCNLGGCREALLGPEASPMRLTRCQAALAAAITLNLLVLFYVSWLQHQPRNSRARGPRHGSATSPRVTILVREFEAFDNAVPELVDSFLQQDPAQPVVVAADTLPYPPLPLPRLPNVRLALLQPALDRPAAASRPETYVATEFVALVPDGARAEAPGQMEHMVEALRMGGTRLVAAPVATANPARCLALNVSLREWTARYGPAPTAPRCDALDGDAVVLLRARDLFNLSAPLARPLGTSLFLQTALRGWAVRLLELPFAAARQPPLATAHARWKAEREGRARRAALLRTLGIRLVSWEGGRLEWFGCSKETTRCFGTVVGDTPAYLYEDRWTPPCCLRALRETAHYVVGVLEAAGVRYWLEGGSLLGAARHGDIIPWDYDVDLGIYLEDVGNCEQLRGAEAGSVVDERGFVWEKAVEGDFFRVQYSESNHLHVDLWPFYPRNGVMTKDTWLDHRQDVEFPEHFLQPLVPLPFAGFVAQAPNNYRRFLELKFGPGVIENPEYPNPALRSLAGGG encoded by the exons atggcagtgggtttggtttttggttttcaggtGCTCTATTCTCCAGAATTGGCTGATTTGGGGTTCTCTGGTTCTCCTTCCCACAGCAATGCAGCTGAGCTGTGCTGGAACCACCCCCCGGGAGTCCCCCCACCGTGCAACCTAGGAG GATGCCGGGAGGCCCTCCTAGGGCCTGAGGCCAGCCCCATGCGGCTCACCCGCTGCCAGGCTGCTTTGGCAGCCGCCATTACCCTCAACCTCCTGGTCCTCTTCTATGTCTCGTGGCTGCAGCACCAGCCCAGGAACTCCCGGGCGCGGGGCCCCCGCCATGGGTCAGCCACCAGCCCCCGCGTCACCATCCTGGTGCGAGAATTCGAGGCCTTTGACAACGCCGTCCCTGAGCTAGTGGACTCCTTCCTGCAGCAGGACCCAGCTCAGCCAGTGGTAGTGGCCGCTGACACACTCCCCTAcccgcccctgcccctgccccgccTCCCCAACGTCCGCTTGGCGCTGCTCCAACCCGCTCTGGACCGGCCTGCCGCTGCCTCGCGCCCCGAGACCTACGTGGCCACCGAGTTTGTGGCCCTGGTGCCTGATGGGGCGAGGGCCGAGGCACCAGGCCAGATGGAGCACATGGTAGAGGCACTTCGAATGGGAGGCACCCGCCTGGTGGCTGCCCCCGTCGCCACGGCCAACCCCGCGCGGTGCCTGGCCCTGAATGTCAGCCTGCGGGAGTGGACGGCCCGCTACGGCCCGGCCCCCACCGCACCCCGCTGCGATGCCCTGGACGGGGACGCCGTGGTGCTCCTGCGTGCACGCGACCTTTTCAACCTCTCGGCTCCCCTAGCCCGACCGCTAGGCACCAGCCTGTTCCTGCAGACCGCCCTCCGCGGCTGGGCGGTGCGGCTGCTGGAGCTGCCCTTTGCAGCAGCGCGCCAGCCCCCGCTGGCCACGGCCCACGCGCGCTGGAAGGCGGAGCGCGAGGGGCGCGCGCGGCGGGCGGCGCTGCTGCGGACGCTGGGAATCCGCCTGGTGAGCTGGGAGGGTGGGCGGCTCGAGTGGTTCGGCTGCAGTAAGGAGACCACGCGGTGCTTCGGTACGGTGGTGGGCGACACGCCGGCCTATTTGTACGAGGACCGCTGGACGCCCCCATGTTGCCTACGCGCGTTGCGAGAGACGGCCCACTACGTAGTGGGCGTGCTGGAGGCGGCTGGAGTGCGCTACTGGCTGGAGGGTGGCTCGCTGCTGGGCGCAGCCCGCCACGGGGACATCATCCCGTGGGACTACGACGTGGACCTGGGCATCTACCTGGAGGACGTGGGCAACTGCGAGCAGCTGCGCGGGGCTGAGGCAGGCTCAGTGGTGGACGAGCGCGGCTTCGTGTGGGAGAAGGCCGTGGAGGGCGACTTTTTCCGCGTGCAGTACAGCGAGAGCAACCATCTGCACGTCGACCTGTGGCCCTTCTACCCCCGCAACGGCGTTATGACCAAGGACACATGGCTGGACCACCGGCAGGACGTTGAGTTCCCCGAGCACTTTCTGCAGCCCCTCGTGCCCCTGCCCTTCGCTGGCTTCGTGGCCCAGGCGCCCAACAACTACCGCCGTTTCCTGGAGCTCAAGTTCGGGCCCGGGGTCATCGAGAACCCCGAGTACCCCAACCCGGCCCTCCGGAGCCTGGCAGGAGGCGGCTGA
- the FKRP gene encoding ribitol 5-phosphate transferase FKRP isoform X2 yields the protein MRLTRCQAALAAAITLNLLVLFYVSWLQHQPRNSRARGPRHGSATSPRVTILVREFEAFDNAVPELVDSFLQQDPAQPVVVAADTLPYPPLPLPRLPNVRLALLQPALDRPAAASRPETYVATEFVALVPDGARAEAPGQMEHMVEALRMGGTRLVAAPVATANPARCLALNVSLREWTARYGPAPTAPRCDALDGDAVVLLRARDLFNLSAPLARPLGTSLFLQTALRGWAVRLLELPFAAARQPPLATAHARWKAEREGRARRAALLRTLGIRLVSWEGGRLEWFGCSKETTRCFGTVVGDTPAYLYEDRWTPPCCLRALRETAHYVVGVLEAAGVRYWLEGGSLLGAARHGDIIPWDYDVDLGIYLEDVGNCEQLRGAEAGSVVDERGFVWEKAVEGDFFRVQYSESNHLHVDLWPFYPRNGVMTKDTWLDHRQDVEFPEHFLQPLVPLPFAGFVAQAPNNYRRFLELKFGPGVIENPEYPNPALRSLAGGG from the coding sequence ATGCGGCTCACCCGCTGCCAGGCTGCTTTGGCAGCCGCCATTACCCTCAACCTCCTGGTCCTCTTCTATGTCTCGTGGCTGCAGCACCAGCCCAGGAACTCCCGGGCGCGGGGCCCCCGCCATGGGTCAGCCACCAGCCCCCGCGTCACCATCCTGGTGCGAGAATTCGAGGCCTTTGACAACGCCGTCCCTGAGCTAGTGGACTCCTTCCTGCAGCAGGACCCAGCTCAGCCAGTGGTAGTGGCCGCTGACACACTCCCCTAcccgcccctgcccctgccccgccTCCCCAACGTCCGCTTGGCGCTGCTCCAACCCGCTCTGGACCGGCCTGCCGCTGCCTCGCGCCCCGAGACCTACGTGGCCACCGAGTTTGTGGCCCTGGTGCCTGATGGGGCGAGGGCCGAGGCACCAGGCCAGATGGAGCACATGGTAGAGGCACTTCGAATGGGAGGCACCCGCCTGGTGGCTGCCCCCGTCGCCACGGCCAACCCCGCGCGGTGCCTGGCCCTGAATGTCAGCCTGCGGGAGTGGACGGCCCGCTACGGCCCGGCCCCCACCGCACCCCGCTGCGATGCCCTGGACGGGGACGCCGTGGTGCTCCTGCGTGCACGCGACCTTTTCAACCTCTCGGCTCCCCTAGCCCGACCGCTAGGCACCAGCCTGTTCCTGCAGACCGCCCTCCGCGGCTGGGCGGTGCGGCTGCTGGAGCTGCCCTTTGCAGCAGCGCGCCAGCCCCCGCTGGCCACGGCCCACGCGCGCTGGAAGGCGGAGCGCGAGGGGCGCGCGCGGCGGGCGGCGCTGCTGCGGACGCTGGGAATCCGCCTGGTGAGCTGGGAGGGTGGGCGGCTCGAGTGGTTCGGCTGCAGTAAGGAGACCACGCGGTGCTTCGGTACGGTGGTGGGCGACACGCCGGCCTATTTGTACGAGGACCGCTGGACGCCCCCATGTTGCCTACGCGCGTTGCGAGAGACGGCCCACTACGTAGTGGGCGTGCTGGAGGCGGCTGGAGTGCGCTACTGGCTGGAGGGTGGCTCGCTGCTGGGCGCAGCCCGCCACGGGGACATCATCCCGTGGGACTACGACGTGGACCTGGGCATCTACCTGGAGGACGTGGGCAACTGCGAGCAGCTGCGCGGGGCTGAGGCAGGCTCAGTGGTGGACGAGCGCGGCTTCGTGTGGGAGAAGGCCGTGGAGGGCGACTTTTTCCGCGTGCAGTACAGCGAGAGCAACCATCTGCACGTCGACCTGTGGCCCTTCTACCCCCGCAACGGCGTTATGACCAAGGACACATGGCTGGACCACCGGCAGGACGTTGAGTTCCCCGAGCACTTTCTGCAGCCCCTCGTGCCCCTGCCCTTCGCTGGCTTCGTGGCCCAGGCGCCCAACAACTACCGCCGTTTCCTGGAGCTCAAGTTCGGGCCCGGGGTCATCGAGAACCCCGAGTACCCCAACCCGGCCCTCCGGAGCCTGGCAGGAGGCGGCTGA